Proteins found in one Aethina tumida isolate Nest 87 chromosome 1, icAetTumi1.1, whole genome shotgun sequence genomic segment:
- the LOC126264359 gene encoding putative uncharacterized protein DDB_G0280071 encodes MSSNNTQVMRKIDELSRNIRKKYQLLKQDKLDSEAVLGELFTPITKPLTELTAKFKNSTKQTTPATTQQKLYSDPPQLKKMDDDDDDDVSKQLESEDEIFYDPEQSTLSKNSNSDGSYDSTNDMSTIVYTPLTRSYLDLYLNDSKNREVDKTYGVKYDVETERWLIGNSEINFDTELDRFTIGGRTRLWNNQTRAHQLAMEVEEEEEEEEEEEEEEDVKYSDNNNNNNNDDGNNDEYPVIR; translated from the exons ATGTCGTCAAACAATACTCAGGTTATGCGTAAAATCGATGAATTATCCCGCAACATACGAAAAAAATACCAGTTACTTAAACAAGACAAATTGGATAGTGAAGCAGTGTTGGGTGAACTATTTACCCCAATCACCAAACCATTAACTGAATTGAcggccaaatttaaaaattctacaaaacAGACCACACCAGCAACAACACAGCAAAAGTTGTACAGCGACCCACCACAATTGAAGAAAATGGACGACGATGACGACGATGACGTTTCCAAACAGTTAGAATCTgaagatgaaattttttacgATCCGGAACAATCAACTTTGTCCAAGAACAGTAACAGTGATGGTTCATATGACAGCACAAACGACATGTCGACTATCGTCTACACTCCTTTGACTCGTTCATACTTGGACCTGTATTTAAATGACTCTAAAAATAGGGAGGTCGATAAAACGTACGGTGTAAAGTACGATGTAGAAACGGAGCGATGGTTGATtggaaattctgaaattaatttcgataCCGAACTGGATCGTTTTACAATTGGAGGTCGAAC CCGCTTATGGAACAATCAAACAAGGGCTCATCAACTGGCAATGGAAgtagaggaggaggaggaggaggaggaggaggaggaggaggaggaggatgtGAAGTACAgcgacaacaacaacaacaacaacaacgacgACGGCAACAACGACGAGTACCCTGTAATACGTTGA